A stretch of Panthera tigris isolate Pti1 chromosome E2, P.tigris_Pti1_mat1.1, whole genome shotgun sequence DNA encodes these proteins:
- the CCDC102A gene encoding coiled-coil domain-containing protein 102A: MSHGPSPRLAESPQLSKGSLLTILGSPSPERMGPADSLPPTPPSGTPSPGPPPALSLPPAPALLADGDWESREELRLRELEEARARAAQMEKTMRWWSDCTANWREKWSKVRAERNRAREEVRQLRQRLDALTKELAGARRERQEAQGECEARGRELARLRGARGNADRTPDGPEPEREQEPVRDVGSEVPQGSQELELVESLLKSRPEEPEGCWEARSVGAGGPRGSSGRQERSRLPWEDTATIEEGASKLTALRLRLDESQKVLLKEREDKLALSRNIEKLEGELSQWKIKYEELNKTKQEMLKQLSILKEAHQDELGRMSEDLEDELGARSSMDRKMAELRGEMERLQAENAAEWGRRERLETEKLGLERENKKLRAQVGDLEEALARRRRQTASALDCDLRASQAALFEKNKELADLKHVHGKLKKQFQEKVAELAHANRRVEQHEAEVKKLRLRVEELKKELAQAEDELDEAHNQARKLQRSLDEQTEQSENLQVQLEHLQSRLRRQQQNAPLFGKIRSARFGTEEAGDGASDLDEDEDLQIQVA; encoded by the exons ATGAGCCACGGGCCCAGCCCCCGGCTGGCCGAGTCCCCGCAGCTGTCCAAAGGCAGCCTCCTGACCATCCTGGGCAGCCCCTCGCCGGAGCGCATGGGGCCGGCCGACTCGCTGCCGCCCACGCCGCCCAGCGGCACGCCCTCGCCGGGGCCGCCGCCCGCGCTGTCGCTGCCGCCCGCGCCCGCGCTGCTGGCCGACGGGGACTGGGAGAGCCGCGAGGAGCTGCGGCTGCGGGAGCTGGAGGAGGCGCGCGCGCGTGCGGCGCAGATGGAGAAGACGATGCGCTGGTGGTCCGACTGCACCGCCAACTGGCGCGAGAAGTGGAGCAAGGTGCGCGCCGAGCGCAACCGCGCGCGCGAGGAGGTGCGCCAGCTGCGCCAGCGCTTGGACGCGCTCACCAAGGAGCTGGCGGGCGCGCGGCGCGAGCGCCAGGAGGCGCAGGGCGAGTGCGAGGCTAGGGGCCGCGAGCTTGCGCGGCTGCGCGGCGCCCGGGGGAACGCCGACAGGACGCCGGACGGGCCGGAGCCCGAGCGGGAGCAGGAGCCGGTGCGCGACGTCGGGTCGGAAGTGCCCCAGGGCAGCCAG GAATTGGAGCTAGTGGAGAGCCTGCTGAAGAGCAGACCAGAGGAGCCCGAGGGCTGCTGGGAGGCCCGCAGCGTGGGGGCCGGGGGCCCACGGGGCAGCTCAGGCCGCCAGGAGCGCAGCCGGCTGCCCTGGGAAGACACAGCCACCATCGAAGAGGGTGCATCCAAGTTGACCGCCCTGCGGCTGCGGCTAGATGAATCCCAGAAGGTGCTACTCAAGGAGCGAGA ggATAAACTGGCACTGAGCAGGAACATTGAGAAGCTGGAAGGGGAGCTCAGCCAGTGGAAGATCAAGTATGAGGAGCTGAACAAGACCAAGCAGGAGATGCTCAAGCAA CTCAGCATCCTGAAGGAGGCCCACCAGGACGAGCTGGGTCGCATGTCCGAAGACCTGGAGGACGAGCTGGGTGCGCGGTCCAGCATGGACAGGAAGATGGCCGAGCTGAGGGGTGAG ATGGAGCGGCTGCAGGCGGAGAACGCAGCCGAGTGGGGTCGCCGTGAGAGGCTGGAGACCGAGAAGCTGGGCCTGGAACGGGAAAACAAGAAGCTGCGGGCGCAGGTCGGGGACCTGGAGGAGGCGCTGGCCCGGCGGCGGAGGCAGACAGCCAGCGCGCTGGACTGTGACCTGCGGGCCAGCCAGGCTGCGCTTTTCGAGAAGAACAAG GAGCTGGCAGACCTGAAGCACGTGCACGGCAAGCTGAAGAAACAGTTCCAGGAGAAGGTGGCAGAGCTGGCACACGCCAACCGGCGGGTGGAACAGCACGAGGCAGAGGTGAAGAAGCTGCGGCTGCGGGTGGAGGAGCTCAAGAAGGAGCTGGCCCAGGCCGAGGACGAG CTGGACGAGGCCCACAACCAGGCACGGAAGCTGCAGCGGTCGCTGGACGAGCAGACGGAGCAGAGCGAGAACCTACAAGTGCAGCTGGAACATCTGCAGTCCAG GCTCCGAAGGCAGCAGCAGAACGCCCCCCTCTTCGGGAAGATCCGAAGCGCTCGCTTCGGCACTGAGGAAGCCGGGGACGGAGCCAGCGACCTGGATGAGGATGAGGACCTGCAGATCCAGGTGGCCTAG